The following coding sequences are from one Granulicella aggregans window:
- the recJ gene encoding single-stranded-DNA-specific exonuclease RecJ, with product MNDEAGALSTEGPETATLSSAQRAVRWIARDIDEAAAQALAQEFCCPLPIAKFLVSRGVSAVSSAHRFFHPSIEELHDPRLLLGMATAVARIQRAVADGEIILIYGDYDVDGTTATVLLKTAIERIAPTDRPAQVRYHVPHRIREGYGMQAKVLGDASIAGVSLVISVDTGIRAFAAAEEAKALGLDLIVTDHHLPDDVAGIPEALAVINPAQADCPYPFKSLCGAAVAFKLAYALMSAVAHTATERERLENKILPSFLKLVAIATIADSVPLVGENRVIAALGLRELRNPVQPGLRALMQVAQIPLDRPPTATEVGFRLAPRINAAGRMDVASDVVELFLTRDPELAQELAEKLDRLNSERRATEAKALESIEAQLAVMKAVTGEFPADCIILDDAEWHRGVLGILASRVVDRTGRPALVMTHDDGQAHGSGRSIEGFHLLDALTAAHEPGDGVEPVFTRFGGHAHAVGFSLPSDRLADLRERMAAIAGVHFAAEALVESLHFDVELDFSEVTDEFEAWLSRCAPFGNGNPEPLFVSRGVALASAPRIIKDRHICLQIERSGGGSMSAMGWSRNIDWPERCRLLELNRGSRLDVAYYVRRNTNGRFAGLELELVDLSIAAGSRE from the coding sequence ATGAACGATGAAGCTGGCGCCCTGAGTACGGAAGGGCCTGAAACGGCCACTTTGAGTTCCGCGCAGCGAGCGGTCCGTTGGATCGCTCGCGATATCGATGAAGCCGCGGCGCAAGCTTTGGCGCAGGAGTTCTGCTGTCCGCTTCCGATCGCGAAGTTTCTTGTATCACGCGGAGTTTCAGCCGTCTCTTCAGCGCACAGGTTCTTTCATCCCAGCATCGAAGAGCTTCACGATCCTCGGTTACTGCTGGGAATGGCAACAGCCGTTGCGCGGATTCAGCGGGCGGTGGCGGATGGCGAGATCATCCTCATCTACGGCGACTACGACGTGGACGGCACGACAGCCACGGTCCTTCTGAAGACAGCCATCGAGCGCATTGCGCCCACAGATCGCCCGGCGCAGGTGCGATATCACGTCCCCCATCGCATCCGCGAAGGCTATGGCATGCAGGCCAAGGTCCTTGGGGATGCCTCGATCGCAGGCGTGTCGCTGGTGATCAGCGTGGACACTGGCATCCGGGCCTTTGCGGCAGCGGAGGAAGCGAAGGCTCTCGGCCTCGACCTGATCGTGACCGACCACCATCTTCCGGACGACGTAGCTGGGATTCCTGAAGCTCTCGCCGTCATCAACCCCGCGCAGGCCGATTGCCCCTACCCTTTCAAGTCGCTCTGCGGAGCGGCAGTTGCTTTCAAGTTGGCCTACGCTCTGATGTCGGCTGTAGCGCATACCGCGACCGAGCGCGAACGCTTGGAAAACAAGATTCTTCCATCGTTCCTCAAGCTGGTTGCGATTGCCACGATTGCTGACTCAGTCCCGCTGGTCGGTGAGAACCGCGTGATCGCCGCGCTTGGGCTTCGCGAGCTTCGCAACCCGGTCCAGCCAGGCTTGCGGGCTTTGATGCAGGTCGCACAGATCCCGCTTGATCGTCCTCCCACTGCGACTGAAGTTGGCTTCCGGCTGGCCCCTCGGATCAACGCGGCCGGACGCATGGACGTCGCAAGCGACGTGGTAGAACTCTTCCTTACACGCGATCCGGAGCTTGCCCAGGAGCTTGCAGAGAAGCTGGACCGGCTGAACAGCGAACGGCGCGCAACGGAGGCCAAGGCGCTTGAGAGCATCGAGGCGCAGCTTGCCGTCATGAAGGCTGTGACGGGCGAGTTCCCCGCCGACTGCATCATCCTAGACGATGCCGAGTGGCATCGGGGCGTGCTGGGAATTCTTGCATCGCGGGTAGTCGATCGGACCGGGCGGCCTGCCCTCGTGATGACTCACGATGACGGACAGGCTCACGGGTCAGGACGATCGATCGAGGGCTTCCATCTGCTCGATGCGCTGACAGCAGCCCATGAGCCCGGCGACGGCGTCGAGCCAGTGTTCACGCGATTCGGCGGTCATGCGCACGCAGTAGGGTTCTCTCTACCCTCAGACCGGCTTGCCGATCTAAGAGAGCGCATGGCGGCCATCGCAGGAGTCCACTTCGCGGCAGAGGCTCTGGTCGAATCGCTGCACTTCGATGTTGAGCTGGATTTTTCTGAAGTAACCGATGAGTTTGAAGCCTGGCTTTCGCGCTGCGCTCCGTTCGGCAATGGCAATCCTGAGCCGCTCTTTGTGAGCCGCGGCGTGGCTCTCGCGAGCGCACCCCGAATCATCAAGGACCGGCATATCTGCCTGCAGATCGAACGAAGTGGCGGAGGCTCTATGAGCGCTATGGGTTGGAGCCGGAATATCGATTGGCCTGAGAGATGCCGGCTTCTCGAACTCAATCGAGGCTCACGGCTCGATGTCGCTTATTATGTCCGGCGAAATACAAACGGGCGATTTGCCGGTCTGGAACTGGAGTTGGTAGATCTCAGCATCGCAGCTGGATCGAGGGAGTAA
- a CDS encoding DUF507 family protein, with the protein MIFSKDYVGYLARQTVKHLVEAKMIATTKPAVLNERVTMAMVEELSLEDRINEEVRVILEAFQDDMRKTGASYPEMFKKVKNELARKYKAVL; encoded by the coding sequence ATGATTTTTTCTAAAGATTATGTAGGTTACCTGGCACGGCAGACGGTCAAGCATCTCGTTGAAGCGAAGATGATTGCGACCACCAAGCCTGCCGTTTTGAACGAGCGCGTGACGATGGCCATGGTCGAGGAACTCTCCCTCGAAGACCGCATCAACGAAGAGGTCCGCGTCATCCTTGAAGCCTTCCAGGATGACATGCGCAAGACCGGCGCAAGCTACCCGGAGATGTTCAAGAAGGTCAAGAACGAGCTGGCCCGCAAGTACAAGGCGGTGCTATGA
- a CDS encoding DUF507 family protein, translating to MRISRDKLNKLAHTVADSLAEIPECDFLEDRNTIRQEARKALEKLLMEETKIDAAARMKISSQRKIIVEGSQEWDILYRKYYNDEVKKLGL from the coding sequence ATGAGAATCTCTCGCGACAAACTGAACAAGCTTGCCCACACGGTCGCCGACTCGCTCGCCGAGATCCCCGAGTGCGACTTTCTCGAAGATCGCAACACCATCCGGCAGGAGGCCCGCAAGGCCCTCGAAAAGCTGCTGATGGAAGAGACCAAGATCGACGCAGCCGCTCGGATGAAAATTTCCTCGCAGCGCAAGATCATCGTCGAAGGCTCGCAGGAGTGGGACATCCTCTACCGTAAGTACTACAACGACGAGGTCAAGAAACTCGGCCTGTAA